In the genome of uncultured Methanobrevibacter sp., one region contains:
- a CDS encoding nucleoside deaminase produces the protein MTLDDYFMGEAIKEAQKSLDEGGIPIGAVLVKDSEIISRGHNRLIQNDSVLLHAEMDAIENAGRLNYEDYIKCTLYTTLSPCPMCSGAVILYNIPKVVIGENTTLMGAENLLRCNDVEVVVLNDLRCRDLFLKFAANNPEVWDDELSKVGNTTEVK, from the coding sequence ATGACTTTAGATGATTATTTTATGGGCGAAGCTATTAAGGAAGCTCAAAAATCTTTGGATGAGGGTGGAATTCCTATTGGTGCTGTTCTTGTTAAGGATAGCGAAATCATATCCCGAGGCCATAACAGATTAATTCAAAACGATTCTGTTTTATTGCATGCGGAAATGGATGCAATTGAAAATGCAGGACGTCTCAATTATGAAGATTATATAAAATGCACTCTTTATACAACATTGTCTCCATGTCCGATGTGCTCCGGGGCAGTGATACTGTATAACATTCCCAAAGTGGTGATAGGTGAAAACACTACTCTTATGGGTGCAGAAAATTTGCTCAGATGCAACGATGTTGAAGTCGTTGTATTAAATGATTTAAGATGCAGAGATTTGTTTTTAAAATTCGCAGCCAATAATCCCGAAGTATGGGATGATGAGCTTTCAAAAGTTGGAAATACTACGGAGGTCAAATAA
- a CDS encoding GNAT family N-acetyltransferase, whose translation MEIIVTDERDERFIEFCASFGCRIEDPQVVLLLDNFGKIVGCSSFKVYDADSAEIITLFLNSYDNREKIAYKLIRQLEKIAMDYEFKSVVVKFDSKEDILVDIFEKLDYHFVDDSLMKKEFKSLI comes from the coding sequence ATGGAAATTATTGTAACTGATGAAAGGGATGAAAGATTTATTGAATTTTGCGCATCATTCGGATGCAGAATTGAAGATCCTCAGGTAGTATTGCTTTTAGATAACTTTGGAAAAATTGTTGGCTGCAGCAGTTTTAAGGTATATGATGCCGATTCTGCAGAAATTATAACTCTATTTTTAAATTCCTATGACAATCGTGAAAAGATAGCGTATAAACTAATCAGACAGCTTGAAAAAATAGCTATGGATTATGAATTCAAAAGCGTAGTCGTTAAATTTGACAGCAAAGAAGATATTCTCGTGGATATATTCGAAAAACTGGATTATCACTTTGTGGATGATTCCTTAATGAAAAAAGAGTTCAAAAGTTTAATTTAA
- the lysS gene encoding lysine--tRNA ligase, with protein sequence MTHWIENIADELSKMDVEEHVIASGTSISGSIHIGNSCDIFIANGIGKKLREKGKKAKTIWIADDHDPLRKVPYPLPEDYDKYLGMPYSTIPCPDGCCANFVEHFEKPLLSVMDDYGIEMEHKSGFEMYQSGVYNDYIRTAFENVERIKEIFNEYRREPLADDWLPYNPICEECGRVNTTQAYDFDGDIVKYRCECGHEGEMDIKSGNGKLTWRVEWAARWKIFGTTCEPFGKDHAASGGSYDVSSVISEEIFDYPAPYPVPYEWITLDGEAMSKSHGVFFAPEEWLKIGPAESLHYYLFRSKPMKAKDFSPKMPFLDFIDQFDTVEKVFYGEEEAPSEKEGRKFREIYEIVQMHPDAPLPFRPPFRFLVNAYQIAGDDLEKIFDILKRNSQLTKSFKDKEFGDLTETELAQYRERVDNVIYWLENYAPKFVKFQVQTKKVPKLPLTDEQTQFLKGLADLMESKEFTDAAELHDAMYGVLEEQGLKPQKGFQAIYKMILGQKQGPRAASFLLSLDKDFVVKRLRQEA encoded by the coding sequence ATGACACATTGGATAGAAAACATAGCTGATGAATTAAGCAAAATGGATGTAGAAGAACATGTCATCGCAAGCGGAACCTCAATTTCAGGTTCAATACACATTGGAAACTCTTGCGATATTTTTATAGCTAACGGAATTGGAAAGAAATTAAGAGAAAAAGGAAAAAAAGCTAAAACCATATGGATTGCAGATGATCACGACCCTTTAAGAAAAGTTCCATATCCATTGCCTGAAGACTATGACAAATACTTAGGAATGCCATACTCAACCATTCCTTGTCCTGACGGATGCTGTGCTAACTTTGTAGAACATTTTGAAAAACCTTTACTCTCCGTAATGGATGATTACGGAATAGAAATGGAACATAAATCCGGTTTTGAAATGTATCAGTCAGGCGTTTATAACGATTACATAAGAACCGCATTTGAAAATGTTGAAAGAATCAAAGAAATCTTCAATGAATACAGAAGAGAACCTTTAGCAGATGACTGGCTGCCATATAATCCGATTTGTGAAGAATGTGGAAGAGTAAATACTACACAGGCTTACGATTTTGACGGAGACATTGTAAAATACAGATGTGAATGCGGCCATGAAGGTGAAATGGACATCAAATCCGGAAACGGTAAACTTACATGGAGAGTGGAATGGGCAGCAAGATGGAAAATCTTTGGAACCACCTGCGAACCGTTCGGTAAAGACCACGCTGCAAGCGGAGGATCATACGATGTAAGTAGCGTCATTTCCGAAGAAATATTTGACTATCCTGCACCTTATCCAGTACCATACGAATGGATTACCCTTGACGGAGAAGCAATGAGTAAATCCCACGGAGTATTCTTTGCTCCTGAAGAATGGCTGAAAATCGGACCTGCTGAAAGTCTCCATTATTATCTGTTCAGATCAAAACCTATGAAAGCAAAAGATTTCTCACCAAAAATGCCTTTCTTAGACTTTATCGACCAGTTTGATACTGTTGAAAAAGTATTCTACGGAGAAGAGGAAGCACCATCTGAAAAAGAAGGAAGAAAATTCAGGGAAATCTATGAAATAGTTCAGATGCATCCTGATGCACCTTTACCATTCAGACCACCTTTCAGATTCCTCGTTAACGCTTATCAGATTGCAGGAGATGACCTTGAAAAAATATTCGATATTCTTAAAAGGAACTCCCAACTGACCAAAAGCTTTAAAGACAAAGAATTTGGAGACTTAACTGAAACTGAATTGGCTCAATACAGAGAAAGAGTTGACAACGTTATTTACTGGTTGGAAAATTATGCACCTAAATTTGTAAAATTCCAAGTGCAAACTAAAAAAGTGCCAAAATTACCATTAACTGACGAACAAACCCAATTCTTGAAAGGTTTGGCTGATTTAATGGAATCAAAAGAATTTACAGATGCTGCAGAATTGCATGATGCAATGTATGGAGTCCTAGAAGAACAAGGATTAAAACCACAAAAAGGTTTCCAAGCTATCTACAAAATGATTCTAGGTCAAAAACAAGGTCCAAGAGCTGCTTCATTCCTTTTAAGCTTGGACAAAGACTTTGTTGTGAAAAGATTAAGACAGGAAGCTTAA
- a CDS encoding proteasome-activating nucleotidase, with product MESTNETSKEQLIETIESLKEENEKTKDELMQKVRALEGEQLKSNVSNRQLEGKIKELKGEIKSFKKTPLILATVTEVFDDKQVGIQGNVGHEFLVNYPGSINKDLLEPGARVALNQTNLTVVNVFPKKKDKNITAMEIEERPNVTYDDIGGLKYQIVELRETVELPIKHPEIFEEIGIDPPKGILLYGPPGTGKTLLAKAVANETNARFIKLVASEFVNKYLGEGSRYVREVFELAREKTPAIIFIDEIDAIGTKRMGETSGADREVQRTLMQLLAELDGFDSRGDVGIIGATNRPDILDDALLRPGRFDRTIEVPNPTKNGRKHILEIHTERMKIEDDIDFDKISEITDGFSGADLKAVCTEAGMFAIRNNRKIVITKDFLDAIDKIIDSAKVSLQLK from the coding sequence ATGGAGTCTACTAATGAAACCTCAAAGGAACAACTTATTGAAACAATTGAATCACTGAAGGAAGAGAATGAAAAAACCAAAGATGAACTTATGCAAAAGGTCAGAGCCCTTGAGGGAGAACAGCTGAAAAGCAATGTCAGCAACCGCCAGCTTGAAGGCAAAATCAAAGAACTTAAAGGTGAAATAAAGTCATTCAAGAAAACTCCACTAATCCTTGCAACAGTAACAGAAGTATTCGATGACAAACAGGTCGGAATCCAGGGAAACGTTGGCCATGAGTTTCTAGTAAACTACCCCGGTTCAATCAATAAGGATTTATTAGAACCTGGAGCAAGAGTGGCACTGAACCAGACCAATTTGACTGTCGTTAACGTATTTCCAAAAAAGAAGGACAAAAACATCACTGCAATGGAAATTGAAGAGAGACCCAATGTAACTTACGATGATATCGGAGGGCTCAAATACCAGATAGTAGAGCTGAGAGAAACCGTTGAGCTTCCAATTAAACATCCTGAAATATTTGAAGAAATAGGAATAGACCCGCCAAAAGGAATTCTTCTCTACGGACCTCCCGGAACAGGTAAGACTCTCCTTGCAAAGGCAGTGGCAAATGAAACAAATGCAAGATTCATAAAACTTGTAGCTTCAGAATTCGTAAACAAATACCTCGGAGAGGGTTCCAGATACGTCAGGGAAGTGTTTGAACTTGCACGTGAAAAGACACCGGCAATAATTTTTATCGACGAAATAGACGCAATCGGAACAAAAAGAATGGGAGAGACAAGCGGTGCCGACAGGGAAGTTCAAAGAACACTTATGCAGCTTTTAGCTGAACTTGACGGATTCGATTCAAGGGGAGACGTTGGAATAATCGGTGCAACAAACCGTCCGGACATTTTAGATGACGCTCTTTTAAGGCCGGGCAGATTTGACAGAACCATAGAAGTCCCAAATCCTACAAAAAACGGAAGAAAGCACATCCTTGAAATCCATACCGAAAGAATGAAAATAGAAGATGATATAGACTTTGACAAAATCTCAGAAATAACAGACGGATTTTCAGGAGCTGATTTGAAAGCAGTATGTACCGAAGCAGGAATGTTTGCAATCAGAAACAACCGAAAAATTGTAATAACAAAAGATTTCCTTGATGCAATCGACAAAATTATTGATTCGGCAAAAGTAAGTTTGCAACTAAAATAA
- the thiC gene encoding phosphomethylpyrimidine synthase → MTQISDAKKGILTDEMKHVAKIEGVSEEFILNSVAKGTIVIPGNVHRDIDAAGIGAGLRTKVNATVGTSTDIVNFDEEVEKAQIAIDNGADCLMELSIGGDLDVIRRRVLDMSPLPVGSVPVYQAAIESIREHGSVVDMDEDDLFNAIEKQAKDGIDFMAIHSSINIETLTRLKRQGRVTGLVSRGGSFMSGWIVENEKENPLYENFDYVLEIAKEHDVVLSLANGMRAGSIADSTDRAQIQELIILGELIDRSREAGVQCMIEGPGHIPINEIPTNVMIQKKMCSNAPFYMLGPIVCDVAPGYDHIVSAIGAASSAKAGADFICYVTPAEHLALPNPDDVREGVIATKIGAYAGDLATGQIDGSQDLAMAEARKRLDWEAQYECAMFPNAARAKRDQRPPEEEDTCTMCGNYCAVKIVNEWLDQSDSDLIK, encoded by the coding sequence ATGACACAAATTAGCGATGCAAAAAAAGGCATTTTAACTGATGAAATGAAACACGTCGCAAAAATAGAAGGTGTTTCAGAAGAATTCATTTTAAATTCAGTAGCAAAAGGTACAATAGTAATTCCTGGAAACGTTCACAGAGACATCGATGCAGCAGGTATCGGTGCAGGACTTAGAACCAAAGTAAACGCAACTGTCGGTACATCAACCGATATCGTTAACTTTGACGAAGAAGTCGAAAAAGCACAAATTGCAATTGACAACGGTGCAGACTGTTTAATGGAATTAAGTATCGGCGGAGACTTAGATGTAATCAGAAGAAGAGTATTGGATATGTCTCCACTTCCAGTAGGATCCGTACCGGTTTATCAGGCAGCTATTGAAAGTATCAGAGAACACGGTTCAGTAGTTGACATGGATGAAGATGACCTCTTCAATGCTATCGAAAAACAGGCAAAAGATGGTATTGACTTTATGGCAATCCACAGTAGTATCAACATCGAAACCTTGACCAGACTTAAAAGACAAGGCCGTGTAACCGGACTCGTATCCCGTGGAGGATCATTCATGTCCGGATGGATTGTTGAAAATGAAAAAGAAAACCCATTATACGAAAACTTCGATTATGTTTTAGAAATAGCTAAAGAACATGACGTAGTACTTTCCCTTGCAAACGGTATGAGAGCAGGGTCCATTGCTGATTCAACCGACAGGGCACAAATACAAGAATTAATCATTTTAGGTGAATTAATCGACAGGTCACGTGAAGCTGGAGTACAATGTATGATTGAAGGACCAGGACACATTCCAATCAACGAAATCCCAACAAACGTAATGATTCAAAAGAAAATGTGTTCCAACGCACCTTTCTACATGTTAGGACCTATTGTATGTGATGTAGCACCAGGTTACGACCACATCGTATCTGCAATTGGTGCAGCATCTTCCGCAAAAGCCGGAGCTGACTTCATCTGTTACGTAACTCCTGCAGAACACTTAGCTCTTCCAAACCCTGATGATGTAAGAGAAGGTGTAATAGCTACCAAAATCGGAGCTTATGCTGGAGACTTAGCAACTGGTCAAATTGACGGTTCACAAGATTTAGCTATGGCTGAAGCAAGAAAAAGACTTGACTGGGAAGCACAATACGAATGCGCAATGTTCCCTAATGCTGCACGTGCAAAAAGAGATCAAAGACCTCCTGAAGAAGAGGACACCTGTACCATGTGCGGTAACTACTGTGCAGTAAAAATCGTTAACGAATGGTTAGACCAGTCCGATTCTGACCTAATCAAATAG
- a CDS encoding carbohydrate kinase family protein encodes MVKNRDLLAIGHSAHDYIIRVPEFPKANFSAPITNMKTFNGGAAANVACVGANLGLKTSLVSAVGGDFKKTEYFEHMQNLGIDTDSLIIVPGEATPTAFVLTDDNDDQISYFYWGAAREFAESKVPTGAIKNAEAVHLATGDPDFNWKCSQEAKNEDLLVSFDPGQDLGMYDTKKLIDVLENTTILFGNHHEIERILDALELDLDGLRQLGPKIIVKTCGAQGSEIYSNEDKITIEAIKTEAVDPTGAGDSYRAGFLSRFLNGESLEESAKFASAVSSFIIEQQGCQTNMPSFDDAFERMNEFY; translated from the coding sequence ATGGTAAAAAACAGAGATTTATTAGCAATTGGCCACTCTGCTCATGATTACATTATTAGAGTGCCTGAATTTCCAAAAGCGAATTTTTCAGCTCCAATTACAAATATGAAAACCTTTAATGGTGGTGCAGCAGCGAATGTTGCGTGTGTTGGTGCAAACCTCGGATTAAAAACATCTTTAGTTTCCGCAGTTGGTGGCGACTTTAAAAAAACCGAATACTTTGAACACATGCAAAACTTAGGCATTGACACTGATTCATTAATTATCGTTCCTGGTGAAGCTACACCTACCGCATTTGTCCTCACCGATGACAATGACGACCAAATCAGCTATTTCTACTGGGGAGCTGCCCGTGAATTTGCAGAAAGCAAAGTTCCAACAGGTGCAATTAAAAATGCTGAAGCAGTCCATTTAGCAACAGGAGATCCTGACTTCAACTGGAAATGTTCCCAGGAAGCTAAAAATGAAGATTTGCTTGTTTCATTTGACCCAGGACAGGACCTTGGAATGTACGATACCAAAAAATTAATTGACGTGCTGGAAAACACAACCATTCTTTTTGGAAATCATCATGAAATCGAAAGAATCCTTGACGCTTTGGAACTTGATTTGGACGGACTCAGACAGTTAGGACCAAAAATCATTGTTAAAACCTGCGGAGCACAGGGAAGTGAAATTTACTCAAATGAAGATAAAATCACAATCGAAGCTATCAAAACCGAAGCTGTTGACCCAACAGGTGCCGGTGATTCATACAGAGCAGGATTTTTATCAAGATTCCTCAATGGAGAATCATTAGAAGAATCTGCTAAGTTCGCATCAGCAGTATCTTCATTCATTATCGAACAGCAAGGATGTCAGACCAACATGCCTAGTTTCGATGACGCATTTGAAAGGATGAATGAGTTTTACTGA
- a CDS encoding LysR family transcriptional regulator codes for MKFQSQGLISLNINGDIYDYKLYQSLESLSRTRSQRKSAKELNISHTVFNRRILKAEDKLGFKITQKVGNGTILTREGLDLLEEFQKYIVKIEKTNNLNIAGGHISTGLLESIKHPFNTNIYSSSDKDAFELAKRGAVDILTLDDPLIAYERDIDFTPIAYDYLVLISSPECEEIKNISDLNDLNFVNVTGSAQRLAWTTLRHYDINYNIRFKVNSQFDAFKMVRNSKNLHCFLNASYFKGNDILKFDTRHVISLVKVNEDKSEVDEFIDFLLNDGQEDIKNQGFTPI; via the coding sequence ATGAAATTCCAAAGTCAAGGATTAATAAGCTTGAATATAAATGGTGATATTTACGATTATAAGTTATATCAAAGCTTAGAATCATTATCCAGAACAAGGTCACAGAGAAAATCCGCTAAAGAATTAAATATATCCCATACTGTTTTTAATAGAAGAATACTTAAAGCGGAAGACAAATTAGGTTTTAAAATTACGCAAAAAGTTGGTAACGGTACAATCCTTACACGAGAAGGTCTTGATCTGCTTGAGGAATTTCAGAAATATATTGTGAAAATTGAAAAGACCAACAATTTAAATATTGCCGGAGGACACATCAGTACAGGACTTCTGGAAAGCATAAAACACCCTTTCAACACCAATATTTACAGCAGTTCTGATAAAGATGCATTTGAACTTGCAAAAAGAGGGGCCGTTGACATTTTAACATTGGATGATCCTTTGATTGCTTATGAAAGAGATATTGACTTTACACCGATAGCCTACGATTATCTGGTCTTGATATCAAGTCCGGAGTGTGAAGAAATCAAAAACATCAGCGATTTAAATGACCTGAATTTCGTCAACGTTACAGGTTCCGCACAGCGTCTTGCATGGACCACACTCAGGCATTATGATATAAACTATAACATCAGATTCAAAGTGAATTCCCAGTTTGATGCATTCAAAATGGTTAGAAATTCTAAAAACCTGCACTGCTTTTTGAATGCCAGTTATTTCAAAGGAAATGATATTTTAAAATTCGATACACGCCACGTTATCAGTTTGGTTAAAGTAAACGAAGATAAAAGCGAAGTAGATGAATTCATAGATTTCCTGTTGAATGACGGCCAGGAAGATATCAAAAATCAGGGCTTTACACCAATCTAG
- the hxlB gene encoding 6-phospho-3-hexuloisomerase yields MEIMKDSISAILENIENAVEYLDEKTVDEFENVIIGSKNVFVTGAGRSGLAAKAFAMRLMHLGISAYVVGETISPAIYEDDCIIAISGSGETNTIVSAANIAKSRGAKVLAVTSYPESSLGQLADGYLFVKGRTKQEVDDENYMKRQIHGNYTSLTPLGTAFELTTLVFLDAVVSELMEKMQQTESDLKARHTVLE; encoded by the coding sequence ATGGAAATAATGAAGGATTCAATTAGCGCAATTTTAGAAAATATTGAAAATGCAGTGGAATATCTTGACGAAAAAACTGTAGATGAGTTTGAAAATGTTATTATAGGTTCTAAAAATGTTTTTGTAACTGGTGCTGGTAGATCAGGGCTTGCGGCTAAAGCATTTGCAATGAGACTGATGCATTTGGGAATAAGTGCTTATGTTGTCGGTGAAACAATTTCTCCGGCTATTTATGAAGATGATTGTATTATAGCTATTTCAGGTTCTGGGGAAACCAATACTATTGTTTCTGCTGCAAATATTGCTAAATCAAGAGGCGCTAAAGTACTGGCTGTTACTTCTTATCCTGAATCCAGTCTTGGTCAATTGGCTGACGGTTATCTTTTTGTTAAAGGAAGAACCAAACAGGAAGTTGACGATGAAAATTATATGAAACGTCAAATCCATGGTAATTATACTTCATTAACTCCATTAGGTACTGCATTTGAATTAACCACTTTGGTGTTTTTGGATGCTGTTGTATCTGAACTTATGGAAAAAATGCAACAGACTGAAAGTGATTTAAAAGCTAGACATACTGTTTTAGAGTAA
- the fdhD gene encoding formate dehydrogenase accessory sulfurtransferase FdhD, with translation MKVEKIDAIKYKNGKTENVEEKVVLDETVTLTINNDISRSLSAIEDSLEEFAVGYLFNENMVKSMDDIKKIEVDGNQIKAEIDDTLLKTNETVLCSDSAGGWRSKIKHVNPVESDFQVHVSELIDRIEELKNNAEIWQATGGTHVAGIVFEDQFIVKEDVSRHVAVDKVIGYGILHGFDLSKCYVIYSGRMPADMVIKMTRAGVPILASNAAPANSGYNIAKKGNITLVGFLRGQRCNIYNNQNRVIFD, from the coding sequence ATGAAAGTTGAAAAGATTGATGCAATAAAATATAAAAACGGAAAAACAGAAAACGTGGAAGAAAAAGTAGTACTTGATGAAACAGTCACATTAACAATAAACAACGACATTAGTCGTAGCTTATCTGCAATTGAAGATTCCCTTGAAGAGTTTGCAGTAGGATATCTTTTCAACGAGAATATGGTAAAATCAATGGATGATATCAAAAAGATTGAAGTAGACGGAAATCAGATTAAAGCTGAAATAGATGATACACTCTTAAAAACAAACGAAACTGTATTGTGTTCCGATTCTGCAGGAGGATGGAGAAGCAAAATCAAACATGTCAATCCTGTTGAATCTGACTTTCAGGTTCATGTCAGCGAACTGATCGACAGAATCGAAGAGCTGAAAAACAACGCTGAAATCTGGCAGGCTACAGGTGGAACACACGTTGCAGGAATTGTCTTTGAAGATCAGTTCATTGTAAAAGAAGATGTCAGCCGTCATGTGGCAGTCGATAAAGTAATCGGATATGGTATTTTGCACGGCTTTGACCTGTCCAAGTGCTATGTAATCTACAGCGGAAGAATGCCTGCAGACATGGTTATAAAAATGACCAGAGCAGGAGTTCCTATCTTGGCATCAAATGCTGCACCTGCAAACTCCGGATATAACATTGCAAAAAAAGGAAATATTACATTAGTCGGATTCTTAAGAGGCCAACGCTGTAATATATATAATAATCAGAACAGAGTAATTTTTGACTAA
- a CDS encoding formate/nitrite transporter family protein codes for MSSSFKSPVDTAKAISATAGAKNSAGIVNVILLSFLAGAYIAFGGLLAVVASAGMLKAGAPVGLEKFVFGAVFPVGLIIVVLAGSELFTGNVMFMTIGVLDGSASVGGLAKNWVLSWIFNFIGALFVAYVLAFMGGITPTDATAPAYAISAKAIAVAEGKVTMPFATAVIKAIGCNWLVCLAVWLANASDDIIGKIVGIWFPIMAFVTIGFEHSVANMFFIPLGMFLGAKGVTWSTIIVNNLIPVTIGNIIGGAIFVACIYWYTYLKE; via the coding sequence ATGAGTTCATCTTTTAAAAGTCCTGTAGACACAGCAAAAGCAATTTCTGCTACTGCTGGCGCTAAAAACTCTGCAGGTATTGTAAATGTAATATTACTCTCCTTCTTAGCAGGAGCTTATATTGCATTTGGTGGTTTATTAGCTGTAGTGGCTAGTGCAGGTATGCTTAAAGCAGGTGCACCAGTCGGGCTAGAAAAATTTGTATTCGGTGCAGTGTTCCCTGTTGGTTTGATCATTGTTGTTCTCGCAGGATCTGAACTATTCACCGGAAACGTCATGTTTATGACTATAGGTGTTTTAGACGGTTCCGCTTCTGTAGGCGGTCTCGCTAAAAACTGGGTATTAAGTTGGATTTTCAACTTCATCGGTGCTTTATTCGTAGCATACGTTCTCGCTTTCATGGGCGGAATTACCCCTACTGACGCAACCGCACCAGCTTATGCTATTTCTGCAAAAGCAATTGCCGTAGCAGAAGGTAAAGTAACAATGCCATTCGCAACAGCTGTTATTAAGGCTATTGGTTGTAACTGGCTTGTATGTTTAGCTGTATGGTTAGCTAACGCATCTGATGATATTATCGGTAAAATCGTCGGTATTTGGTTCCCAATCATGGCTTTCGTTACCATCGGATTTGAGCACAGTGTTGCAAACATGTTCTTCATACCATTAGGTATGTTCTTAGGTGCTAAAGGCGTAACTTGGAGTACTATCATCGTAAACAACTTAATTCCAGTAACAATCGGTAACATTATCGGTGGTGCAATTTTCGTTGCATGTATCTACTGGTACACTTATCTTAAAGAATAA
- a CDS encoding Coenzyme F420 hydrogenase/dehydrogenase, beta subunit C-terminal domain, translated as MSAKINDMYYAYSAIEDIKEKGEYGGVVTTIMKYLLEEGIVDGVVGVTQGHDIYDGVPTLITDPADVIKTAGSIHCGTLNIAKFVSKYLDGARYMKLAVACKPCDAMTIRELMKKGKIIEDNVIMIGVNCGGTMSPVPTMNMIRDVYDLDPKDVIKEEIAKGKLIMETADGEKAFKIDELEEQGMGRRENCQRCNLKIPSNADLALGNWGVIGPLAGKATFVEVFTETGADVLGKVIDAGLIATEEPIEKGIKIRENINNFMLKESQAKKEIDYAGTTGDIIDVFYQYEDEFSKCMKCYGCREACPLCFCEDCCLEAEGPEWVPGGYTPAAPFFHLTRLVHMVDACTNCGQCSEVCPCEIPVAKVWSTVNNKVREIYGYIPGMGSDDPLPFTDHVSKAKWL; from the coding sequence ATGAGCGCAAAAATTAATGATATGTACTACGCATACTCTGCTATTGAAGACATCAAAGAAAAAGGAGAGTACGGAGGAGTAGTAACTACCATCATGAAATACTTATTAGAAGAAGGTATTGTTGACGGTGTAGTTGGTGTAACTCAAGGTCACGATATTTACGATGGTGTACCAACTCTCATTACTGACCCTGCTGATGTAATTAAAACTGCAGGTTCCATTCACTGTGGTACTTTAAACATTGCTAAATTTGTATCCAAATACTTAGATGGTGCAAGATACATGAAATTAGCAGTCGCATGTAAACCATGTGATGCAATGACCATCAGAGAATTAATGAAAAAAGGAAAAATCATCGAAGATAACGTTATTATGATCGGTGTTAACTGTGGTGGAACTATGTCACCTGTTCCAACCATGAACATGATTAGAGATGTATACGATTTAGATCCTAAAGACGTTATCAAAGAAGAAATCGCTAAAGGTAAACTCATTATGGAAACTGCTGACGGCGAAAAAGCTTTCAAAATCGATGAGTTAGAAGAACAAGGTATGGGTAGAAGAGAAAACTGTCAAAGATGTAATCTTAAAATCCCTTCCAACGCTGACTTAGCTTTAGGTAACTGGGGAGTTATCGGTCCTTTAGCAGGAAAAGCTACTTTTGTTGAAGTATTCACTGAAACTGGTGCAGATGTTTTAGGTAAAGTAATTGACGCAGGTTTAATTGCTACCGAAGAACCTATCGAAAAAGGTATCAAAATCAGAGAAAACATTAACAACTTCATGTTAAAAGAATCTCAAGCTAAAAAAGAAATCGATTACGCAGGTACTACTGGAGACATCATCGATGTATTCTACCAATACGAAGACGAATTCTCCAAATGTATGAAATGTTACGGTTGTCGTGAAGCATGTCCATTATGTTTCTGTGAAGACTGCTGTCTCGAAGCTGAAGGTCCTGAATGGGTACCTGGTGGATACACTCCTGCTGCTCCATTCTTCCACTTAACACGTTTAGTACACATGGTTGACGCATGTACCAACTGTGGTCAATGTTCCGAAGTATGTCCATGTGAAATCCCTGTAGCTAAAGTATGGAGTACTGTAAACAACAAAGTTAGAGAAATCTACGGATACATCCCAGGTATGGGCAGTGACGACCCACTTCCATTTACTGACCACGTATCCAAAGCTAAATGGTTATAA